Proteins found in one Kluyveromyces marxianus DMKU3-1042 DNA, complete genome, chromosome 2 genomic segment:
- the DBP7 gene encoding putative ATP-dependent RNA helicase, giving the protein MSLEDDDGMLLNFTTDVSSEDRVGSKSNSKVTGGKWKDRRRAKLLLEGRKPRGRARGQEFPGAEVSGEGSEDLGEGELEVKRSRYEQVKAREEAAAKPAAPREVQLNAQIVSSLFTSSRTIDTVTNNNAHDDSAEVNPSNAPLVGDTFEDFGITETMVKHLNEKMKISKPTKIQKLVIPPFMQAKNDLFIHAQTGSGKTLAFLLPIFQKILSLGQNVNRQSGCFALIVTPTRELANQIYQVTTELAQCCHFLVPCLLIGGERKKSEKARLRKGANFIIGTPGRVLDHLQNTKVITEQLAPSLRYVILDEGDKLMELGFEETLKEILNIIHGIDIDIHRFPKLPKRILHVLCSATVKGNVSKLGNVTLQDYKLISSGQKQTETTTVPDQLIQKIAIVPPKLRLVTLAGVLTTLTQKHYKLAKTECTRTIVFLSCSDSVDFHYETFSSNDGNYRGLVGDTARLLTKGSTVLPCFSDQEDPNVICYKLHGSLSQQTRTATLKHFATNNDATKGRHLILFCTDVASRGLDLPHVSTVIEMDPPFAVEDHLHRIGRTARAGCEGESLLFLLPGEEEGYMDYIKPYHPKGWKLLTYDEQILRPAFEGLNVRRTDKKKADWDKHEAQAWDNNATTWHLNVERRVLEDSHFKELAVKGYMSHIRAYATHLSQEKQFFNLKCVHLGHLAKSFALRERPKSMGLQQGKAGSAAAASQKKPKEDAKSKMLRMARMAMKQSNDEFNFA; this is encoded by the coding sequence ATGAGTCTCGAAGATGACGATGGAATGCTTTTGAACTTCACTACAGACGTTAGTAGTGAAGATAGAGTTGGATCTAAAAGTAATAGTAAAGTAACAGGTGGGAAATGGAAGGATAGAAGAAGGGCCAAGTTGTTACTTGAGGGCCGTAAACCTCGTGGAAGAGCTAGAGGACAAGAATTTCCTGGTGCTGAGGTTAGTGGAGAAGGGTCTGAAGATTTAGGCGAGGGTGAGTTGGAGGTTAAACGTTCAAGATACGAACAAGTCAAGGCGAGAGAGGAAGCGGCAGCCAAGCCAGCAGCGCCTCGGGAGGTGCAGCTAAACGCTCAGATTGTTTCTTCATTGTTTACATCAAGTAGGACTATTGATACGGTGACTAATAATAACGCACACGATGATAGTGCGGAGGTAAATCCATCGAATGCTCCGTTAGTTGGGGACACgtttgaagattttggtATAACGGAGACGATGGTGAAGCATTTGAACgagaaaatgaagatttCGAAGCCAACCAAGATTCAGAAGTTGGTGATTCCTCCGTTCATGCAAGCGAAGAACGATTTGTTCATTCACGCTCAAACGGGGTCCGGTAAGACGTTGGCGTTCTTGTTGCCtattttccaaaagattCTCTCGTTAGGCCAGAACGTGAATAGACAGTCGGGTTGCTTTGCGCTAATAGTGACGCCAACGAGAGAATTGGCCAACCAGATCTACCAAGTGACGACGGAATTGGCGCAGTGCTGTCATTTCTTAGTGCCGTGTCTACTTATTGGTGGTGAGAGAAAGAAGTCGGAAAAGGCAAGGCTCAGAAAGGGTGCCAATTTCATCATTGGAACTCCAGGTAGAGTGCTAGACCATTTACAGAATACCAAGGTCATTACAGAACAGTTGGCACCTAGTTTGAGATACGTTATCTTGGATGAAGGTGACAAATTGATGGAATTGGGTTTCGAAGAAACTTTAAAGGAAATCCTCAACATCATCCATGGCATCGATATCGACATCCATAGATTCCCCAAGCTTCCAAAGAGAATCTTGCACGTCCTATGTAGTGCGACTGTGAAGGGTAATGTCAGCAAGTTGGGCAACGTTACATTGCAAGACTACAAATTGATCAGCAGTGGCCAAAAGCAAACTGAAACGACTACTGTGCCGGACCAATTGATCCAAAAGATCGCTATTGTCCCTCCAAAGTTAAGACTAGTCACTTTAGCCGGTGTCTTGACGACACTAACTCAGAAACATTACAAGCTAGCCAAGACTGAGTGCACAAGAACCATAgtcttcttgtcttgttCCGACAGTGTCGATTTCCACTACGAAACTTTCTCATCCAACGACGGTAACTACAGAGGCCTTGTAGGGGACACAGCGAGATTGTTGACCAAGGGTAGCACAGTTTTGCCATGTTTCAGCGATCAAGAGGACCCCAACGTCATTTGCTACAAGTTACACGGGTCCCTATCGCAACAAACCAGAACCGCTACACTAAAACATTTCGCTACCAATAACGATGCAACCAAGGGCAGACATTTAATTCTCTTCTGTACAGATGTTGCTTCCAGAGGTCTCGATCTACCACATGTTAGCACCGTCATCGAAATGGACCCTCCATTCGCGGTAGAAGATCATTTGCATAGAATCGGGCGTACCGCTCGTGCCGGTTGCGAAGGTGAATCTCTCTTGTTCCTCTTGCcaggtgaagaagaaggataCATGGATTACATCAAGCCATACCATCCCAAGGGTTGGAAACTATTGACCTACGATGAGCAGATCCTAAGACCTGCTTTCGAGGGTCTCAACGTCAGAAGAACTGACAAAAAGAAGGCCGACTGGGATAAGCACGAGGCCCAAGCTTGGGACAACAATGCCACAACTTGGCATTTGAACGTCGAAAGACGTGTTCTAGAAGACTCCCACTTCAAAGAACTAGCAGTAAAGGGTTACATGTCGCACATCAGAGCCTACGCTACACATCTTTCTCAAGAAAAACAGTTCTTTAATTTGAAGTGTGTTCATCTTGGTCATCTAGCCAAGTCATTTGCACTAAGAGAGAGACCAAAGTCCATGGGTCTACAACAAGGTAAGGCTGGCTCTGCCGCTGCTGCATCTCAAAAGAAGCCTAAGGAAGATGCAAAGTCTAAAATGCTTCGTATGGCCAGAATGGCCATGAAACAAAGTAATGACGAATTCAACTTTGCATAA
- the RQT4 gene encoding Rqt4p, producing the protein MTKEQAIEYAVQELPNILPLDSDQIKDLCEQTIKENGGDSERIAQALFEILGQDDLSVHFIFEFNERLMEPPKSVKPVAPVKPVSPVKPVAPVKPVASVAPVKQAKPETSTVRSDHHPVKESAPRKTSKDSKEIRLESLKDIDDVLKMLELRSGTGNPEQYKCNCQGTRHPIFDPAPNCLHCGKIICVKEGLHMNNCSFCQEELIPREERENIMKLLQMEKEHIELKKVQENMPKPKPKQTKKYKITSGAGTNLWKEQEKMLQRVEKDRNQERETKRQQILNQDEEAGGDEDEEEQLKEARMRLEKLLHYQDTSAERTKIIDNASDFALNEDVMWGSAYERALQLKKQQRNLRKWEKIEKERNGRREKIVLDLTIGKDGKVVMTEAVKKKNGNDNVNAASDDEFDDISDEEDLQDLEDIHNLKAEISSQREQERSKLQSRVWDYEKAQAEFSKPVYVPGPDEQTEKVPERPEVQKKVHRVQVGDNDRPSLQDNILAIL; encoded by the coding sequence ATGACGAAAGAACAGGCTATTGAATATGCTGTGCAAGAGCTGCCGAATATTCTACCTTTGGACTCAGATCAGATAAAGGATCTTTGCGAGCAGACCATCAAGGAAAATGGAGGAGACTCCGAGAGAATAGCCCAGGCGTTGTTTGAGATATTGGGACAGGACGATCTGTCGGTGCATTTTATCTTTGAGTTCAATGAGAGGTTGATGGAGCCTCCAAAGTCGGTGAAACCTGTGGCCCCGGTGAAACCGGTGAGCCCAGTGAAACCTGTGGCCCCAGTTAAGCCAGTGGCCTCAGTGGCCCCAGTGAAACAAGCAAAGCCCGAAACTTCCACTGTGAGGAGTGATCATCATCCCGTGAAGGAAAGTGCCCCCCGGAAAACGTCAAAAGACAGCAAGGAAATACGGCTAGAGTCCTTGAAAGATATTGATGATGTGTTGAAGATGCTAGAGCTTAGGTCCGGAACCGGGAACCCAGAACAGTACAAGTGCAATTGCCAGGGCACAAGACACCCGATATTTGATCCTGCGCCCAATTGTCTGCATTGTGGGAAAATAATATGCGTGAAAGAAGGACTACACATGAACAATTGCAGTTTCTGCCAGGAAGAGCTAATTCCTCGCGAAGAACGTGAGAATATCATGAAGCTACTCCAGATGGAGAAGGAGCATATTGAACTCAAGAAAGTGCAGGAAAATATGCCAAAGCCCAAGCCGAAACAGACTAAGAAATATAAGATCACATCAGGTGCCGGCACAAATCTATGGAAGGAACAGGAGAAAATGCTACAAAGAGTGGAAAAGGACAGGAACCAGGAACGAGAGACCAAGAGACAGCAGATATTGAACCAGGATGAGGAAGCTGGTGGTGACgaggatgaggaagagCAGTTGAAAGAAGCACGTATGCGGCTTGAAAAGCTCTTGCACTACCAGGACACGAGTGCTGAAAGAACGAAAATCATTGATAACGCAAGCGATTTCGCACTAAATGAAGACGTAATGTGGGGGTCAGCGTACGAAAGAGCATtgcaattgaagaagcagcagcgaAACCTCCGTAAATGGGAGAAGAtcgaaaaggaaaggaacGGCAGACGTGAGAAGATCGTATTAGATTTGACGATAGGTAAGGATGGTAAAGTCGTTATGACCGAAGCtgtgaaaaagaagaatggcAATGACAACGTTAATGCAGCTAGTGATGATGAGTTCGACGATATAAGTGATGAGGAAGATCTTCAAGATTTAGAGGATATTCACAATTTGAAGGCTGAAATCAGCTCGCAAAGGGAACAAGAACGCTCGAAACTTCAAAGTAGGGTATGGGATTACGAAAAGGCACAAGCAGAATTTTCTAAACCGGTATATGTACCTGGACCCGATGAACAAACGGAAAAGGTGCCTGAGCGCCCAGAAGTACAGAAAAAGGTACACCGTGTCCAAGTGGGAGATAATGATAGACCTTCACTCCAGGACAATATATTAGCTATCTTGTAG
- the GSM1 gene encoding Gsm1p: protein MTRKLSPQEKMNRKPINTACVFCHSKHLQCDVGRPCQNCTKRGIGETCRDKERKPRKRGPRKLKREGSVDQEQKFEKVASSDNNESVTIVSTIHHNMLVPVVNTAKSSVREAKPAKILKPKKPVDVATKRKNISKLAMDTFQLPLPPVHSQPESSLEKHKKIVSPELLPKIPSLTQLFNPTAEPVISDALLPSNQSSTTNIPSLVEKMNLEHKDRVQEQVADHLSLHTRDHSSNDTSGNSSGGEFGSVWTTEEYTKLNDMLSTPNLSRNGSKTYLNANATWSPSNMIKMDPIDESPNPNTSNNILASAATQNHTINLAGNSLRRTNSRPHISLDQMVGDSRRGDSVTDTSPESQSAETAETLTPYKFRMIVKSAEDLYKHQDLIQPHNYKSAYLELSKFLRSRFIQEGDKAASSQKEERDGPAQLQNIAYSIKSHYAPIFVTLTTNLIAQDLKLQELILQRALLEYESMAKLVNCTPMCIWRRSGEICFASNEFISLTGFSKKEILNQRKFIMEFMDNESIVDYYDIFHEYLAFGSTQGGAFSSSMGTSDGQAIFSECNLLLKNGCYLRCACIWTVKRDGFNIPMLIMGQFLPIFDME from the coding sequence ATGACCAGGAAACTTAGTCCacaagaaaagatgaaCAGAAAGCCGATAAATACGGCATGTGTGTTCTGTCACTCGAAGCATTTACAGTGTGATGTTGGTAGGCCTTGTCAGAATTGCACAAAACGTGGAATAGGCGAAACGTGTAGAGATAAAGAGCGTAAGCCTAGGAAAAGGGGACCGAGAAAGCTGAAGAGAGAGGGTTCAGTTGATCAGGAACAGAAGTTCGAGAAGGTGGCTAGTAGTGATAACAACGAATCAGTAACTATTGTGAGCACGATCCATCACAACATGTTGGTTCCTGTGGTGAATACAGCCAAGTCTAGTGTTAGAGAAGCAAAGCCAGCGAAGATATTGAAGCCAAAGAAACCTGTAGATGTAGCGACCAAGCGAAAGAACATTTCGAAGCTGGCCATGGATACGTTTCAGTTACCACTGCCCCCAGTTCATTCACAGCCTGAATCATCATTAGAAAAACACAAGAAGATAGTGTCTCCTGAGTTGCTGCCAAAGATACCAAGTCTAACACAGCTCTTCAACCCAACTGCGGAACCGGTAATTTCGGATGCCCTGCTGCCAAGTAACCAGAGCAGCACCACAAACATACCTTCACTGGTGGAGAAGATGAACCTCGAGCACAAGGATAGAGTGCAGGAACAGGTCGCTGACCATTTATCGCTTCATACGCGGGATCATTCATCAAACGATACTTCAGGTAACAGTAGTGGAGGAGAATTCGGCAGTGTATGGACTACCGAAGAGTATACAAAGTTGAACGATATGCTATCAACACCGAATCTCTCACGAAATGGATCAAAGACATATTTGAATGCGAATGCTACGTGGTCGCCAAGTAACATGATTAAGATGGATCCCATAGACGAGTCACCTAACCCTAACACTTCGAATAACATCTTGGCGTCTGCGGCAACGCAGAATCATACAATAAACCTTGCAGGCAATTCATTGAGAAGAACGAATTCTAGGCCGCATATCTCTTTGGACCAAATGGTAGGAGATTCGAGAAGAGGCGACTCTGTGACGGATACCTCGCCAGAATCGCAGTCTGCAGAAACTGCAGAAACGTTGACACCTTATAAATTCAGAATGATAGTTAAATCAGCAGAGGACTTGTACAAACACCAAGACTTGATTCAGCCACACAACTATAAATCTGCGTATCTAGAGTTATCAAAGTTTCTCAGGTCCAGATTCATTCAAGAAGGTGATAAAGCGGCGTCTTctcagaaagaagagagagatgGACCAGCTCAACTTCAAAACATTGCATATTCAATCAAGTCACATTACGCCCCAATATTCGTTACACTTACCACTAATTTGATTGCACAAGATCTAAAGTTGCAGGAACTTATTTTACAAAGGGCTCTATTGGAGTACGAAAGTATGGCAAAGCTAGTGAATTGTACTCCAATGTGTATTTGGAGGAGGTCTGGAGAAATATGCTTTGCTTCAAATGAATTTATCTCCTTGACAGGGTTTAGTAAAAAAGAGATCTTAAATCAAAGGAAGTTTATCATGGAGTTCATGGACAATGAGAGTATTGTTGACTATTACGACATATTCCACGAATATTTAGCATTTGGCTCCACTCAAGGTGGGGCATTTAGCTCTTCAATGGGAACATCTGACGGACAAGCTATCTTTAGTGAGTGTAATCTTTTGCTAAAGAATGGATGCTACCTCCGTTGTGCATGCATTTGGACGGTTAAAAGGGATGGATTTAACATCCCGATGTTGATTATGGGTCAATTCTTACCCATATTCGATATGGAATAG